One Terriglobia bacterium genomic window carries:
- a CDS encoding 2-oxoglutarate dehydrogenase E1 component gives MADPKLPNSVGLEFVESLYASYVRDPQSVSPDWRDYFQALSEGNGFSTPPDVTPALKPWSIFNPPSAHGNGAVAEQATTAVLQERVDQLIRNYRVRGHMAAQLDPLGIPRATPPELDPDYYGLTEADMDRHFACEAMCGGGALTLREILDRLRHTYCRTIGVQFMHIDDSFVRHWLQQKMESSGNRLNLNRAEQIRILTRLTDAVIFEEFIRKKFIGAKSFSLEGAESLIPLLDLAIERAGEQAIDEIVLGMAHRGRLNVLANIMAKSPREIFREFADLDSELYIGGRGDVKYHLGYSSDWDTVSGRKIHLSLCFNPSHLEFVNPVALGRMRAKQDRTGDSDRQRGLVILIHGDAAFAGEGVIQETLNLSQLDAYTVGGTLHIIVNNQIGFTTSPGETKSSTYASDVAKMLQIPIFHVNGEDPEAVAQVIRLAMDFRRTFKRDVVVDMWCYRRLGHNEGDEPVFTQPLLYRAIKQRKPVREGYLEHLLKLNGVTKEEADEIAVRRHDNLERELSQAKSESYKRPSEIPRRIWNGYAGGPDKEVEEVDTSVDRDRLVELLEMQTTFPVDFHPHPKIEAGMRSRRQMARGERPLDWAAGEALAFASVATEGARVRLSGQDSERGTFSHRHAVLHDVESGHKYMPYRNLAPDQAPVDIYNSPLSETGVLGFEYGYSLDMPDGLVAWEAQFGDFWNAAQVIVDQFIAAAEDKWRRLSGIVLLLPHGLEGQGPEHSSARLERFLVLAADDNMQIVQPTTPAQLFHCLRRQVLRRWRKPLVVMTPKSLLRDPRVVSSLDEFAAGRFERILPDVPAFKPSEAERILMCSGKVYFDLEKERQRLGRKDVAILRLEQFYPVSDASFESVLRFYREGTPLYWVQEEPENMGAWYFLKIRFGDAVLNRFPFKGISRPASASPATGSHSSHKKEQERLIAEAFA, from the coding sequence ATGGCCGATCCAAAGCTGCCGAACAGCGTAGGTCTGGAGTTCGTCGAGAGTCTCTATGCGTCCTATGTTCGTGACCCTCAGTCGGTTTCACCCGACTGGCGCGATTACTTTCAAGCGCTGTCCGAGGGCAACGGCTTTTCGACGCCGCCGGACGTCACGCCGGCCCTCAAGCCGTGGAGCATCTTTAATCCTCCGTCCGCCCACGGCAACGGCGCCGTCGCCGAACAGGCGACCACCGCTGTTTTACAGGAGCGCGTCGACCAGTTGATCCGCAATTACCGGGTGCGTGGACACATGGCCGCACAACTCGATCCGCTGGGTATTCCGCGGGCGACTCCGCCGGAATTGGATCCGGATTATTACGGCCTGACCGAAGCCGACATGGATCGTCATTTTGCTTGCGAGGCGATGTGCGGTGGCGGCGCGCTGACGCTGCGTGAGATCCTGGATCGGCTACGCCATACGTATTGCCGGACCATCGGCGTGCAGTTCATGCACATCGATGACAGCTTTGTGCGCCACTGGCTCCAGCAGAAGATGGAAAGTTCCGGCAACCGCCTGAATCTGAATCGCGCTGAGCAGATTCGTATCCTGACGCGGCTGACCGATGCGGTCATCTTCGAGGAATTCATCCGCAAAAAATTTATCGGCGCCAAAAGCTTTTCGCTGGAAGGGGCCGAAAGCCTCATTCCCCTGCTCGATCTTGCGATCGAGCGGGCCGGCGAGCAGGCTATTGACGAAATCGTGCTGGGAATGGCGCATCGCGGGCGGCTTAACGTTCTGGCGAATATCATGGCGAAGAGTCCGCGCGAGATATTCCGGGAGTTCGCCGATCTTGACTCTGAGCTGTATATCGGAGGCAGAGGCGATGTGAAGTACCATCTCGGCTACAGCTCGGATTGGGACACGGTGTCCGGCCGGAAGATCCATCTTTCGCTCTGCTTCAACCCCAGCCACCTCGAGTTCGTGAATCCCGTCGCGCTCGGCCGCATGCGCGCAAAGCAGGATCGGACCGGCGATTCTGACCGGCAGCGCGGCCTCGTGATCCTGATACACGGTGACGCCGCATTCGCCGGGGAAGGTGTGATTCAGGAAACATTGAATTTGAGCCAGCTCGACGCTTACACGGTCGGCGGGACGCTGCACATCATCGTGAACAACCAGATCGGCTTTACAACGTCGCCAGGCGAAACAAAATCGAGCACGTATGCCAGTGACGTTGCGAAAATGCTGCAAATCCCGATTTTCCACGTCAATGGTGAAGATCCTGAAGCGGTGGCGCAGGTGATCCGGCTGGCTATGGATTTCCGGCGGACGTTCAAGCGGGATGTCGTCGTCGACATGTGGTGTTACCGCAGGCTCGGCCATAACGAAGGAGACGAGCCGGTGTTCACGCAGCCTCTGCTGTACCGCGCGATCAAGCAGCGCAAGCCGGTCCGCGAGGGATACCTTGAACACCTGCTGAAGTTGAACGGGGTGACGAAAGAGGAAGCGGATGAGATCGCCGTCCGGCGCCACGACAACCTCGAGCGCGAACTGTCGCAGGCGAAGAGCGAGTCGTATAAACGTCCTTCAGAGATCCCGCGCCGTATCTGGAACGGCTATGCCGGCGGACCGGATAAAGAGGTTGAAGAGGTCGATACCAGCGTCGATCGCGACAGGCTCGTCGAGTTGCTCGAAATGCAAACGACCTTTCCGGTGGATTTTCATCCGCATCCCAAGATCGAAGCCGGAATGCGGTCGCGGCGTCAGATGGCTCGCGGCGAACGTCCGCTGGACTGGGCGGCCGGCGAAGCCCTCGCCTTTGCCTCGGTTGCGACGGAAGGCGCGCGAGTCCGTCTCTCCGGCCAGGATTCGGAGCGCGGCACGTTCAGCCATCGCCACGCCGTGCTTCATGATGTGGAGAGCGGCCACAAATACATGCCGTACAGGAATCTTGCTCCGGATCAGGCGCCGGTCGATATTTACAACAGCCCGCTGTCCGAAACAGGCGTGCTTGGATTCGAATACGGCTACAGCCTCGACATGCCGGATGGACTGGTTGCCTGGGAAGCGCAATTCGGCGATTTCTGGAACGCGGCGCAGGTCATCGTCGACCAGTTTATAGCGGCCGCCGAGGACAAATGGCGGCGGCTGAGCGGCATTGTCCTGTTGCTGCCGCACGGACTGGAAGGCCAGGGGCCCGAGCACTCGAGCGCCCGGCTCGAACGCTTTCTTGTGCTCGCCGCCGACGACAATATGCAGATCGTTCAGCCGACCACGCCGGCCCAGCTGTTTCATTGCCTGCGGCGCCAGGTATTGCGCCGCTGGCGCAAGCCGCTTGTCGTCATGACGCCGAAGAGCCTGTTGCGCGATCCACGGGTCGTTTCAAGTCTCGACGAATTCGCCGCCGGCCGGTTCGAACGTATTCTGCCGGACGTCCCTGCCTTCAAACCTTCGGAAGCCGAGCGGATTTTGATGTGCAGCGGTAAGGTTTATTTCGATCTCGAGAAGGAACGCCAGCGCCTGGGGCGGAAGGATGTCGCGATTTTGCGCCTGGAGCAGTTTTATCCCGTCAGCGATGCGTCCTTTGAATCTGTTCTGCGATTCTATCGAGAGGGCACTCCGCTCTATTGGGTTCAGGAGGAACCGGAAAACATGGGAGCATGGTACTTCCTCAAAATCCGCTTCGGCGACGCAGTTTTGAATCGTTTTCCTTTCAAAGGGATTTCGCGTCCGGCGTCCGCGAGTCCGGCGACGGGTTCTCATAGCAGTCACAAAAAAGAACAGGAAAGGTTGATCGCGGAGGCCTTTGCATAG
- a CDS encoding carboxypeptidase-like regulatory domain-containing protein encodes MTKRWVGGWIGVLVGIVFLAGSLQPASAQVTADIAGRVDDATGAAVSGAIVTVKSLETGAVRTATTDENGNFHLLALPLGAQEVRAEKPGFRAAVRTGISLVVGQEAIVNLRLDVGQVAQEVTVSSETSLVDTTTASVSGVVGEREIKELPLNGRSFDSLITLSPGSINYTYKSPGTVTSSGFTFSVDGRRPLDNIFLMNGIEYTGSSQLAVTPGGVSGYLLGIDAVREFNVQSGTYSAEYGKRAGSQVTVVTQSGTNQFHGSVFEFLRNSALDARTIFDINPAGGQSSPAPFRRNQFGGSVGGPIQKDRAFFFGNYEGFRHRLGIGSVAVVPDDQARTGKVPNAATGVYSTVANLNPAMLNFFQLWPQANGPEIFVPSTTAGAAAVPSGSAYAYNSPKQSINEDFGTWKTDYNLRTADALSASYTIDTGSNLSPLADPLFANNLALRSQVASIRETHIFSPLVLNTLSTGYSRASFALGSSLLASFPASLAFVTGQGPGGVTIGGTTSTTAAAAITAAGPNNAAGALDARNLYTFTDTVQISRGKHQFSVGAWFQKIQENENTASRQLGVATFTNITAFLQGNTSTFQVVPNPTELSFRSWFGAWFAEDSMRLRRNLTLRVGLRHEFTNGWNEKFGHASNYIVDPSTGALETNPIVGNSIFTKNNAKALFGPRIALAWDPFGTGKTAVRAGFGVYYSLIDNLSFLVNSLPPYNGSVTFNGQLSNFLPITKGVQPQPACGPGQPATCSTFAPQGIQPDAQTPAVNEWNLTLEQQIGADTAIRIGYVGSFGYHGMLSIDPNSIAAQTCTDPAGCRSGTVAHGQRYIPALTTPPSPATSARPNPYLGAGFFWYTAGNSSYNALQFEVNRRLSKRVQFRANYTWAKNLDMNSALTIAQAQNQPQMIYDRTDLRRDWGASALTPTSQASFSGHFDLPFGSNNAKGAAKLISGWQLNGISSLLSGFPFTPLVGSNRSADGDTRNPDRPNLSTSFTGPVILRKQTQWFDPTAFTLPVTGTFGSLGRGTFRGPSLTDVDLSLLKNTTLSEGVSMQFRAEFFNAFNHVNLGPPNATVFSGTSISPSAGLISTLATDSRRIQLGLKIIY; translated from the coding sequence ATGACAAAACGATGGGTTGGTGGATGGATTGGCGTACTGGTGGGAATCGTGTTTCTGGCCGGCAGTCTGCAGCCCGCGTCGGCCCAAGTGACGGCCGACATCGCCGGCCGGGTCGACGACGCGACCGGCGCCGCGGTGAGTGGCGCAATTGTCACCGTCAAAAGCCTGGAAACCGGCGCGGTCCGAACGGCGACGACGGACGAGAACGGAAACTTCCACCTTCTTGCCCTGCCGCTCGGCGCGCAGGAGGTCCGTGCGGAGAAGCCCGGCTTCAGGGCCGCGGTCCGGACTGGCATCAGTCTCGTCGTCGGCCAGGAAGCCATCGTCAATCTCCGGCTGGATGTCGGCCAGGTTGCACAGGAAGTAACGGTTTCTTCGGAGACGTCTTTGGTCGATACCACGACGGCTTCGGTTTCGGGCGTCGTTGGCGAACGCGAAATCAAGGAACTGCCTCTCAACGGCCGCAGCTTCGACAGCCTGATTACATTGAGCCCGGGCAGCATCAACTATACGTACAAGAGCCCAGGCACAGTGACGAGCAGCGGCTTCACCTTCTCGGTGGACGGACGACGGCCGCTGGACAACATCTTCCTCATGAACGGAATTGAATACACGGGGTCCAGCCAGCTGGCAGTCACGCCCGGTGGTGTCAGCGGATACCTGCTCGGCATCGATGCCGTCCGCGAATTCAATGTGCAGTCGGGCACCTACTCGGCCGAGTATGGCAAACGAGCGGGCTCGCAAGTGACGGTCGTAACGCAGTCCGGCACGAATCAGTTCCACGGCTCTGTTTTTGAGTTTCTGAGAAACAGCGCACTGGATGCGAGAACGATATTCGACATCAATCCCGCAGGCGGGCAAAGCTCGCCCGCCCCTTTCCGCCGGAATCAGTTTGGCGGCAGCGTCGGCGGTCCGATTCAGAAAGATCGCGCGTTCTTTTTCGGAAATTATGAAGGATTCCGGCACCGTCTCGGGATCGGAAGTGTTGCCGTTGTACCTGACGATCAGGCCCGCACGGGCAAGGTGCCGAATGCGGCTACCGGTGTCTATTCGACGGTGGCCAATCTGAACCCCGCGATGCTGAACTTCTTTCAGCTCTGGCCGCAGGCCAACGGCCCGGAGATTTTTGTACCATCCACAACGGCCGGAGCAGCGGCGGTGCCCAGTGGAAGCGCATACGCCTACAACAGTCCGAAACAGTCGATCAACGAAGACTTCGGAACCTGGAAGACGGATTACAACCTACGCACCGCGGATGCGCTGTCCGCTTCTTACACGATCGATACCGGGAGCAACCTTTCGCCGCTGGCCGACCCGTTGTTTGCCAACAACCTGGCGCTGCGGTCTCAGGTGGCAAGCATCCGTGAAACGCACATCTTCTCGCCGCTCGTTCTGAATACGTTGAGCACGGGATATTCCCGGGCTTCATTCGCTCTTGGTTCCTCATTGCTTGCTTCATTTCCCGCAAGTCTCGCCTTTGTGACCGGGCAGGGTCCGGGCGGCGTCACGATCGGCGGAACGACATCTACCACGGCTGCAGCAGCGATCACGGCGGCAGGGCCGAACAATGCGGCCGGCGCGCTCGATGCCAGGAACCTTTATACGTTCACCGATACAGTGCAGATAAGCCGTGGGAAGCATCAGTTCAGCGTCGGCGCCTGGTTCCAGAAAATCCAGGAGAACGAAAATACAGCTTCGCGCCAGCTGGGAGTCGCCACCTTCACGAACATAACGGCCTTCCTGCAGGGAAACACCAGCACGTTCCAGGTTGTGCCGAATCCGACAGAGCTGTCATTCCGAAGCTGGTTTGGGGCGTGGTTTGCGGAGGATTCGATGCGATTGCGCCGGAACCTGACCCTTCGGGTCGGGCTGCGGCATGAATTTACGAATGGTTGGAACGAAAAATTCGGTCACGCCTCCAACTATATTGTCGATCCTTCCACCGGCGCGCTCGAAACGAACCCCATCGTCGGAAACTCCATATTTACGAAGAACAACGCGAAGGCGCTCTTCGGTCCGAGAATCGCTCTCGCATGGGATCCGTTCGGGACGGGCAAGACGGCTGTCCGTGCCGGGTTTGGAGTGTACTACTCCCTGATCGACAACCTGTCGTTTCTGGTGAATTCGCTTCCGCCGTATAACGGTTCGGTTACATTCAACGGCCAGCTCTCTAATTTCCTGCCCATTACCAAGGGCGTTCAACCGCAGCCGGCCTGCGGTCCGGGGCAGCCGGCAACGTGCAGCACATTTGCTCCGCAAGGAATACAGCCGGATGCGCAAACTCCCGCAGTAAATGAATGGAATCTGACACTCGAGCAGCAGATCGGCGCCGATACGGCCATCCGGATCGGATACGTGGGCTCTTTCGGTTATCACGGAATGCTCAGCATTGATCCGAATTCGATCGCGGCCCAGACGTGCACGGATCCCGCCGGTTGCCGCAGCGGTACAGTCGCTCACGGCCAACGCTACATTCCTGCGCTCACAACTCCGCCGTCGCCCGCCACTTCCGCGCGCCCCAATCCGTATCTGGGCGCGGGCTTCTTCTGGTACACGGCGGGAAACAGCAGCTATAACGCGCTGCAATTCGAGGTAAACCGGCGCTTGAGCAAACGGGTGCAGTTCCGCGCCAATTACACCTGGGCGAAGAACCTCGACATGAATTCGGCGCTGACGATCGCACAAGCGCAGAATCAGCCGCAGATGATCTATGACCGGACCGACTTGCGCCGTGACTGGGGCGCTTCCGCGCTGACGCCGACAAGCCAGGCGAGCTTCTCCGGCCACTTCGATTTGCCGTTTGGCTCGAACAACGCCAAAGGAGCCGCGAAACTGATCTCGGGCTGGCAATTGAACGGCATTTCATCGCTGCTCAGCGGCTTCCCGTTCACGCCCCTCGTAGGATCGAATCGATCGGCTGATGGAGATACACGAAACCCCGATCGTCCGAATCTCAGCACCTCGTTTACGGGACCGGTCATTCTTCGCAAACAGACACAATGGTTCGATCCGACCGCTTTCACGCTTCCGGTGACAGGAACCTTTGGCAGCCTCGGCCGCGGGACATTCCGCGGGCCGAGCCTGACCGACGTCGACTTGTCGCTGTTGAAAAACACCACGCTGTCCGAGGGCGTGTCGATGCAGTTCAGAGCGGAGTTCTTCAACGCCTTCAATCATGTCAATCTGGGGCCGCCGAATGCGACCGTCTTTTCCGGCACCTCGATCAGTCCGTCCGCTGGCTTGATCTCCACGCTGGCAACGGATTCGCGGCGAATTCAACTCGGGCTCAAGATCATTTACTGA